The DNA window CGTGGTCTACTACATGGGCGATGACGACTACCGCTCCAAGTTCGAGCACATCTACAAGTTTGTGAGCAAGCGGCCCTGGGTGAAGGGCGGTGGCTACGCGGAAAACCAGGATATCCTGGACGAGGGCACCTTCTACGCCGCCCGCTTCCATGCCGATGGCACCGGCGAGTGGCTAGCGCTCACCCAGGGCAAGAACGGGCTCACCCTGGAGCGGGGGTTTGCTTCCCAAGCGGAAGTGGTGATCAACGCCCGCACTGCCGCGGACGTGGTGGGGGCTACCTACATGGACCGGCCCGAGTGGATCGCGGTGCATCCTCGCAGCAAAGAAGTCTATGTGAGCCTGTCCAACAACACCGCCCGCGGCAAGGGCAAGCCCCTGCAGCAGAAAGATCCGGTGGGGGCGGACGCCGCCAACCCGCGAGCCCCGAACCTCATGGGCCATATCGTGCGCTGGCGGGAAGCGAACGGGGATCCCACCGCCACCCGCTTCACGTGGGACGTGTTCCTGCTGGCCGGGGATCCCGCCCACCCGGATCCCTTGAAGCGGGGCAATGTCCCGGGGGGCGTCGCCTTCGCCCAGCCTGACGGCCTCCACATCGACCGGCGGGGCGTGCTATGGATCCAGACCGACTCCTCTGCCCAGCTCATGGCCGGTAAGGATTGGGAAAACATCGGCAACAACCAAATGCTGGCGGCCCATCCTCGCACTGGCGAGGTGCGCCGTTTCTTGACAGGCCCCGTGGGCTGCGAGATCACCGGGATCAATTTCACCCCGGACCACCGCACCCTGTTCGTCAACATCCAGCACCCGGGGGAGGCGCCCCTGCCGCATCCGGGGCGCAACGACCCGAAGAATCCCAAGGCCATCAGCGCCTGGCCCGATGGCGAAAAAGGCGGCCGCCCCCGCTCGGCGACCATCGCCATCCGCCGCCAGGACGGAGGCATCGTCGGCGCGTGAAGCCGACTCCCCGTCGCGGGCGGGGAAGGCTCATTCGAAGGGGGCCCCAACGACCCGGCAGGCCCGTGATGGCCCTTGAACGAAAAAGGCCTCGCACGGGGCCCTTCTTCCTCAGGGGATTTCCTGGGCAAAGCGCTCGTGCGAGGCGTGCAATGGCTTCGTCAGGTCTGGTGGCGGCTGCCGCCGTGCCACCCCTTGCCAAACCCGTATTCCTCGGCAGCGTTCAGGAGCGAAACGATCGCCAGCAGCGCCCCGACGATGACTGCGTTGTACATCGCTGGGGTGAAGGCGGTGAAACCCATCGCCCACGGCGAGACGACCAGCCAGACGCCGAAGGCAATGCCCGCCAGCTCTTCCCTGAACTTAGCCGTATAGAGCCCCGCGACGGAAAAAAGCACCGTTGCGGCGCCGAGCAGGTACGCGTTCCACGCCGCGCCCGCGGGCTCTTCTGCGTAGCCCAAGATCCAGGGCGATAGGAACAGCCACAGGCCCAGCGCGAGCATGACCCAATTTTGCCAACGTTTGGGAGTGACGCCCATCTCTTACCACCTCCTTTCCGTTAGCTTTCCAATGCCTTGGACCGGCAGCGGCGGTGCCCTGTTCCGGGCTGCTCGGCCTTTGCCTGTCACGGGCACCTGACCGATTTCTTGCCGCCGCCAGAGGGCCTCGGGACGCGTCAGGAGTTTGGCTTGGGCGCGCTTTGGCCCGGCCCCGCGCTCGCTCCTGTCCGCGGGGTGCACCAGGCGATCGGGAAAACGCAGGCGTGGCGGGCCAAGGGGACGGCCCGCGGCGTTTAGATCGATAAATTCGATCATAAATTGCAAAACAATTCGTTTTTATATGATTCTAAGAATCACTATTATTTGCACAGGAGCGGAAACAAAGGAGCGGACCATGATCAAGACCCTCACCTTTGCAATCGTGCACTTCAGTGTCGCCTTCGGCGTGGGCTACGCCCTGACCGGCAGCGTCGCGGTGGGCGGTGCCATCGCGCTCCTGGAACCCGCGCTCAACACGGTGGCCTATTTCTTCCACGAAAAGCTCTGGGAGCGGATTCGCGCCCGGCGGCCAACACCGGTACGGCGCGCTTCGCGTCCGGGACTCGACTTGTTTGCCCAACTCAAGGAAGGTGTGACCATGCGGATCGACACCGGCCTCGCGGAAAAGGGCCCGAGGCCCGTCGCCCGGGGGCTGGCCGAGCTCATAGCCGACACGTACCCGCTGTAGCTCGAGGCTGGCAACACGATCACGGGGAGCGTGACCGGATCCTGTTCGCCACCTCTGCACTAGCTGTTCCGACCCCCAGTTTCCTGAGCTGGCGACGGGCGTGCCGGCGCGGTAGCCTGACCCCTCGTGAACGTGTCAGGATATCGCGGTGGCGGCGATGAGGCGTGGGGGATAGATTAGATCTGTTTGACGTAGAGGAGCCGGAAATGCCGTGGATGCTGGGAGCCAAGCAGGTGATGCCAACACTAGAGGAAGCCTTGAAAGGCCGGCAGGTGCCCCTACCCGTGACCAACCGGCACTACGTGCACGGCCGCCCGATCAAGCCCCCCTTCCCCGAGGGCATGGAGCAAGTCCAGTTCGGCATGGGTTGCTTCTGGGGCGCCGAGCGCAAGTTCTGGCCCCTGGAGGGGGTTTATACCACGGCGGTCGGTTACGCCGGTGGCTACACGCCGAATCCGACCTATGAGGAGGTTTGCAGCGGCTTGACCGGCCACGCCGAAGTGGTGCTGGTGGTCTACGATCCGAAGGTGATGGCCTTCGAACGGCTGCTCAAGGTGTTCTGGGAATCCCACGATCCCACCCAAGGCATGCGCCAAGGCAACGACGTCGGCACCCAGTACCGGTCGGCGATCTACACTTACTCGCAAGCCCAGCGGCAGGCGGCGGAAGCCTCGCGCGAGATCTACCAGGCAGCGCTCCATCAGGCGGGCTATTCCAGGATCACCACCGAAATCCGCGCCGCGCCGCCTTTCTACTACGCCGAGGACTACCACCAGCAATACCTGGCCAAGAACCCCGGCGGCTATTGCGGCTTGGGCGGCACCGGCGTGACCTGCCCGGTGGGCCTCAGTGGCTAGGCCACAGCCAAGGCAGCCGGTTTTCGGCCTGCCCGCCCGCTCCCATCTGGGCAATCCACGGCAAGGCAACAAGGGTGCCATCAGCCCGTTCTCCGAGGATCAAGGCGTGGGGCTATCCTGGGCTGTGAGGTGGGCTGGATGCTCAAACGCCGGGCGGCTGGCATCCCCACGCCGGGAGCAGCGTTCTTCTGGCTTCCAGCCGCTTCCACACCTCGAGCTTTTCCCGGTCGCTGTACGATGACCAGCTCGCAATCTCCTCCAGCGTCCGGAAGCAACCGCGGCACAAGCCCGTCGCCGGGTCCACGGCGCACACCTTGATGCACGGGGAGGCGACGGTGTTCACGCGGCGCGCCGGGCGAGGATGGCCTGCGCCACCTTGGAGTGGCTGGGGCGGCCGAGAATGCTGGAAATGAACTGGCCGGCGTCGATGAGCCGCATGAGGTCGATGCCGGTCTCGATCCCGAGGCCATGCAGGAGGTATACGACATCCTCGGTGGCCACGTTGCCGGTGGCGCCTTTGGCGTAGGGGCAGCCGCCCAGACCAGCCACCGACGCATCGATCACCGCCACGCCCATCTCCAGCGCAGCGTAGCAGTTGGCGAGCGCCTGGCCGTAGGTGTCGTGGCAATGCACCGCGATGCTTTCCACCGGGATTTCGCGAGCGACGGCTTCGATCAGCGCCTTCATTTTGCCGGGCGTACCTACACCGATGGTGTCGCCCAGCGACACTTCGTAGCAGCCCATGCGGTAGAGTTCCACCGCCACTCGGGCCGCGATTTCCGGCTTCACCTCCCCCTCGTAGGGACAGCCCAGCGCGCAAGATACGTAACCGCGCACCCGCACCCGGGCCTCAAGCGCCGTTTGCGCCACTTCGCGCAGCCGCGCCAGACCCTGGTCGATGGAGCAGTTGGTGTTCTTGCGCGAGAATGATTCAGTGGCCGCGCTGAATACGGCGATCTCGTCCACACCCGCTGCGAGGGCCGC is part of the Pelomicrobium methylotrophicum genome and encodes:
- a CDS encoding SPW repeat protein, with amino-acid sequence MGVTPKRWQNWVMLALGLWLFLSPWILGYAEEPAGAAWNAYLLGAATVLFSVAGLYTAKFREELAGIAFGVWLVVSPWAMGFTAFTPAMYNAVIVGALLAIVSLLNAAEEYGFGKGWHGGSRHQT
- the msrA gene encoding peptide-methionine (S)-S-oxide reductase MsrA, translating into MPWMLGAKQVMPTLEEALKGRQVPLPVTNRHYVHGRPIKPPFPEGMEQVQFGMGCFWGAERKFWPLEGVYTTAVGYAGGYTPNPTYEEVCSGLTGHAEVVLVVYDPKVMAFERLLKVFWESHDPTQGMRQGNDVGTQYRSAIYTYSQAQRQAAEASREIYQAALHQAGYSRITTEIRAAPPFYYAEDYHQQYLAKNPGGYCGLGGTGVTCPVGLSG
- a CDS encoding DUF1289 domain-containing protein, which translates into the protein MNTVASPCIKVCAVDPATGLCRGCFRTLEEIASWSSYSDREKLEVWKRLEARRTLLPAWGCQPPGV
- a CDS encoding hydroxymethylglutaryl-CoA lyase; translated protein: MNLPARVKVVEVGPRDGLQNEPKPVPTPVKIELIERLAEAGLQAIEAGSFVSPQWVPQMADTAQVLAGIRRRPGVSYPVLVPNQRGLEAALAAGVDEIAVFSAATESFSRKNTNCSIDQGLARLREVAQTALEARVRVRGYVSCALGCPYEGEVKPEIAARVAVELYRMGCYEVSLGDTIGVGTPGKMKALIEAVAREIPVESIAVHCHDTYGQALANCYAALEMGVAVIDASVAGLGGCPYAKGATGNVATEDVVYLLHGLGIETGIDLMRLIDAGQFISSILGRPSHSKVAQAILARRAA